Part of the Cryptosporangium arvum DSM 44712 genome, GACGTGGACGGGCTCCGGGCCGACCTCGTCACCGCGCGGACGGCCGTCGCGCTGGCCGCCTGGCACGCGCGTGACCACGTCACCGACGACGACATCCGGAGCGCCGCCGAGCTGGCCCTGCCGCACCGCCGCCGGCGCAACCCGTTCGACGCTCCCGGCCTCGACCAGGACCAGCTCGACAAGGCCCTGCAGGAAGCCGCCGACAACGACCCGGACGACGACCCCGACGACGACCCGGGCCGCGGGCCGGACGACCCCGGCGGCCCGGACGACGGCGGCCCGGACGACGACGACCCGGACCACGGTGGTCAAGCCGACGGCGACGCGACCGACAGCGACGCGACCGAGGCCGACGCGAACCAGGGCGGCCCCGACCGGCGTCAGCCCGACGCGGCCCCGAGCGCACCGCACGACGGCCCGCCTCCGTCCGGACCGCAAGCCCCGGCCGACCGGGCCGCCGACGACGACACCGACGATCGGCCGCGCCGGCTCGCCGCCGCCGAACAAGCCGCGGTCCGCGCCACCAACCCGTACCGCACCAAGCTGCTCACCGTGCCCGGCATCGGGCGCTCCCAGTCCGACGCCTCCGGCCGCCGCTCGCAGGCCGAGGCCCGCCGCGGCCGCGTGGTGCGCTCCACCCGCACCGACGGCCCGGTGACCGACGTCCACCTGATCGCGACGTTGCTGGCGGCGGCGCCGCACCAGAAAGCCCGCGGACGCACCGCCGGCCTCCGGCTCGAGAAGCAGGACCTGCGCGCCGCCGTCCGCCGCGGTCGGGAGAGCAACACGATCCTGTTCTGCGTCGACGCGTCCGGTTCGATGGCCGCGCGGCAGCGGATGGCCGCGGTCAAGGGCGCGGTGCTGTCGTTACTGCTCGACGCCTACCAGCGTCGCGACACCGTCGGCCTGGTGACGTTCCGGCGGGACACCGCGACGCTCGCGCTACCGCCCACCGGCAGCGTCGAAGTGGCCGCGCGCCGCCTCGAGGAGCTTCCGACCGGCGGCCGGACCCCGCTCGCCCAGGGGCTCGTCAAGTCGGCCGAGGTCCTGAAGATCGAGCGACGACGTAACCCGCACCGACGTCCGCTGCTCGTCGTGGTCACCGACGGCCGGGCCACCTACGGTCCGGACGCCAGAGCCGCCGCCCGCCGCGCCGCCGCGTACCTGGCCGCCGAGGGCACCGCGTCCGTCGTCGTCGACTGCGAGAACGGGCCGATCCGCTTGGGGCTCGCGCAGGAACTCGCCGTGCACCTCGGGGCCACCGCGTTCCGGCTCGAGGAACTGAACGCCGACAACCTGGCCGGTGTCGCGAGGGGAGCAGCCTGATGCCGCAGGGCAAACCGACCACCGTCCCGAACGACGGCCTCACCACCCGCCAGCGCCGCCGCCGCCCGATCCTGGCCGTCCACACCGGCCCCGGGAAGGGCAAGTCCACGGCGGCGTTCGGGCTCGCGCTGCGGGCCTGGAACGCCGGCTGGCCGATCGGCGTCTTCCAGTTCGTGAAGAGTGCGAAGTGGCGGGTGGGGGAGGAGGACGCGCTCACCGCGCTCGGCGAGTACCACGCGCAGACCGGCACCGGCGCGCCCGTGACCTGGCACAAGATGGGCGAAGGCTGGTCCTGGATCCAGCGCGCGGGCACCGAGCAGGACCACGCGCGCGACGCGGCCGAAGGCTGGGAGCAGATCAAGCGTGATCTGGCTGCCGAAAATTACGGCCTGTATGTCCTGGATGAGTTCACTTATCCCATGAAGTGGGGTTGGGTCGACGTCGATGATGTGGTGGAGACGCTGGGGAACCGCCCCGGCAGCCAACATGTCGTGATCACCGGCCGTGATGCCCATCCGTCCCTTCTCGAAGCTGCTGACCTGGTCACCGAGATGACGAAGGTCAAGCACCCGATGGACGCCGGGCAGAAGGGCCAGAAGGGAATCGAGTGGTGACCGTCGTCCCCCGCCTCGTCATCGCCGCCCCGGCGTCCGGCCACGGCAAGACCACCGTCGCGACCGGGCTCCTCGCCGCGTACAAAGCGCGTGGCCTGCGGGTCAGTCCGCACAAGGTCGGCCCGGACTACATCGACCCCGGCTACCACGCCCTGGCCTCCGGGCGGCCGGGTCGCAACCTGGACCCGTATCTCGTCGGCCCGCACCTGATGGGCCCGCTGTTCGCGCACGGTGCCGCCGGTGCCGACCTCGCGGTCGTCGAGGGCGTCATGGGCCTCTACGACGGCGCGGTCGGGCACGGTGACCTCGGCTCGACCGCGCAGGTCGCGGCCGCGCTCCGGGCGCCGGTCGTGCTCGTCGTGGACTCGTCGGCGCAGGGCCGGTCGGTCGCCGCGCTGGTGCACGGGTTCCGCACGTACGAGCCGAGCGTCTGGCTCGGCGGGGTGATCCTCAACCGGGTCGGCTCCGAGCGGCACGAGAAGATCCTGCGTGACGCGTGCGAGGAGATCGGCACGCCGGTGTTCGGGGCGTTGCGTCGGCGCGACGCGATCTCGACGCCGTCGCGGCACCTGGGCCTGGTGCCGGTCGCGGAGCGCAGCCAGGAAGCGACCGAGGCCGTCGACGCGATGGGGCGGATCGTCGCCGAGAGCGTGGACCTGGACCGGCTGCTGTGGCTCGCGCGGTCGGCTCCGCCGGTGTCGGCCGACCCGTGGTCGCCGTCCGAAGCGGTCGGCGGCCGGGTGTCGGAGCGTCCGGTGATCGCGGTCGCCGCCGGAGCGGCGTTCACTTTCGGTTACGCCGAGACGGTCGAGCTGCTGGAAGCCACCGGGGCGGTCGTGGCGCGGTTCGACCCGCTGCACGACGAGTCGTTGCCGGAGGGTGCGGCCGGGCTGGTCGTCGGGGGTGGGTTCCCCGAGGTGCACGCCGAGGCGCTGAGCGCGAACGAGCCGTTGAAGAAGGCGGTGCGTGAGCTGGCGGCGTCCGGGGCGCCGATCGCCGCGGAGTGCGCCGGGCTGCTCTGGCTGACCAAGTCGCTGGACGGCAAGCCGATGTGCGGTGTGCTCGACGCCGAGGCGGGGATGACGCCCAACCTCACGCTCGGTTATCGGAGTGCGGTGGCGATCTCGGATTCGCAGCTGCTGCCGGAAGGGACGCGGGTGCACGGGCACGTGTTCCACCGCACGCAGGTGGAGCCGCGGGCCGGGGCGCGGCCGGCCTGGCAGTGGCAGGGGCGCCCGCCGGAGGGGTTCGTGCAGGACGGGATTCACGCGTCCTACCTGCACCTGCACTGGGCCGCGCATCCGGTGATCGCGCGCCGGCTGGTCGATGCGGCGGCGCGCCTGCAGCGTCGTGCGTTGCCCGCCGTCGCTGCCGGTCCGTCGAACACCCTGGTCGACGCTCCGCGCGCGCTACCGCCCGCGTCCGCCGACCCCGCCCCCACGAAGATCGACACCCCCGCCGACCCGGCCTCGGCCGCCCCGACGGCCGTGGCCCCCGCCCCGACCGCGGTCGAGCCGGCCGTACCGACCCCGACCGCTATCGAGCCGCCGGCGGCGACCCCGACCGCGGTCGAGCCGACCCCGACCCCGACCGCTATCGAGCCGGCCGGCGACGAGACGCCCACGGCGGTGGTGCCGGCGGGTGGATCCGGTGAGGACCGGGAAGCGGCGGACGCGGCTGCGGCCCGGGCCCGGGCGGAGGCCGACGCCGCCGCCGCCCGCACGCGTGCCGAGCAGGACGCCGTGGCAGCCGGCACGCGCGACGCCGTGAAGAGCGGCACGCGGGACGCCGTGAAGAACGGCGCCGGGTCCGACGATGCGGCGCACGAGGCCGCCGGGATCGGGCCCGACCGGAGGGCCGATGGCGACGAGGGCACCGACGAGGCGGTGGCACCAGGTGTGGCGTCGATGAAGGAGAACGGCACCACCGCTGACGGGAATGACATCGCGACGGCCGACAAAAACGGCGATTCGGGAAGTTTGCCCCGCGTGTCGCGGAGCGACGGTCCGGCGTCTGCGCCGGATCGCGACGGATCATGAGTTCTCACGGCGGGTGGTCGAGCCGGGCCGGGTGGGACGGCCCCGACCACCGGCGGAGGAGCGTCGCATGAAGCTGATCGGCGTCGGTGTGGGCCCGGGCGATCCCGAGCTGGTCACCGTGAAGGCCGTGCGGGTGATGCGCGCGGCCGACCGGGTCTACGTGCCGGTGCTCTCCGCCGACGAGACCGGCTACGCCGAGCTCACCGTGCGTACGCACGTGGACCACGATCGGCTCGAGCGGCTCGTGTTCACGGCCGGTGATCCCGACGGGGCCGCCGACGTCGTCGCCCGTTTCCTGCAGTCGGTCGGTCCCGGCGGCTCGGCGGTGTTCGCGACGATCGGCGACCCGAACGTGTACTCGGCGTTCACCCAGCTCGCACAGGCGATCCGGCGGCTGCTGCCGGAGGTCGCGGTCGAGACGGTCCCGGGGGTCACCGCCGCGCAGGACCTGGCGAGCCGCTGCCGGGTCCCGCTCGTCGAGCACGGCGAGTCGCTCACGCTGCTGCCGCTCGGCACCGGCGTCGGCGGTCTCTCCGACGTGCTCGACCGCCCGGGCAGCGTCGTCGTCTACAAGAGCGGGCGGCACCTGATCGGCGTGAAGGAAGCGGTCCGGCGCGCCGGACGCCTGCACGGCGCGCTCTACGGAGCGCGGCTCGGCCTGCCGGGCGAGGAGGTGCGGCCGCTGGCCTCCGCCGACGGCAGCACCGCGCCGTACCTGTCATCGGTGCTGGTCCCCGCGCGGCGGACCGGCGTTCGGAGTGGAGCACAGTGAAGCCGTTAGCGGTCTACGTGGTCGGCGTCGGTGCGCGGGCCGGGGTGTCCGCCGCGGAGGTCAGCGCGCTCGTCGACGAGGCGCTCGCGGCCGCACGCATCGGGGCGCACGAGGTGGCGCACCTCGCGACCGTGGAGGCGAAGGGGACGGAGGCGGGGATCCGCACCGTCGCCGCCGACCGGGGCTGGCGGCTGGTGACGTGGCCGGCCGCGCGGCTCGCGCAGGTATTGGTACCGACGCCCTCCGCGCTGGTCGGCGAGGTGGCCGGCACGGCGAGCGTGGCCGAGGCCTCGGCGCTGCTCGACTCGACCGGCCGGCCGACCGGCGCACTCGTCGTGCCGAAGCGCACGTCGCCGACCGTGACGGTGGCGATCGCCCGACACAGTGGTTGATCTCCGGCACCACGGCGACGCCGAGGTACGCGAGGCCGGGCTCGTCGATCTCGCGGTGAACGTGCGGCAGGGGGCGATGCCGGGCTGGCTGGCGGGGCCGGTGCGGGAGTCGCTCGAGGACCTGGCGGCCTACCCGGATCAGACCGGAGCACGGGCGGCGGTGGCGGCCCGGCACGGTCGGCCACCGGAGGAGGTGCTGCTGACCGCCGGGGCCGCGGAGGCATTCGTGCTGCTGGCGCGGGTACTGCGACCCCGCAGGGCGGTGGTGGTGCACCCCCAGTTCACCGAGCCGGAGGCGGCGCTGCTGGCCGCGGGGCACGCCGTGACACGAACCGTGCTGCGGGCCGCGGACGGGTTCGTGCTCGATCCGGCCCTGGTGCCCGACGACGCCGATCTGGTCGTCATCGGCAACCCGACGAACCCGACGTCGGTCCTCCATCCGGCGGTTTCGCTCGCCGCGTTGGCGCGACCGGGGCGGACGCTCGTCGTGGACGAGGCGTTCGCGGACACGATCGCGGGCGAGCCGGAGTCGGTGGCGGGGCGGCGGGAGCTCCCCGGGCTCGTCGTCGTCCGGAGCCTGACCAAGACCTGGCAGCTGGCCGGGCTGCGGGTCGGGTACGTGCTTGCGCCGGCCGGGCTGGTCGGCGCACTGGGGGAGGCGCAGCCGCTGTGGGGGGTGTCGACGCCGGCTCTGGCGGCCGCGGTGGCGTGCAGTTCGGCGCGGGCGGTGGCCGCCGCCGACGAGTTCGCGGCCGCGCTCGCCGACGAGCGGGAGTACCTGCTGGCGGGGCTGCGCGCGGTGACGGGGGTGCGGGTGCACGGGGTGCCGGCGTCGTCGTTCGTGCTGATCGAGACCCCGGGGGCGGCGGCGCTGCGGGAGCGGCTGCGCCGGTCGGGGTGGGCGGTGCGCCGGGGCGATACGTTCCCCGGGCTGGGGCCGGACTGGCTCCGGGTCGCGGTCCGGGACCGGGTCACCACCGACCGGTTCCTGAGCGCGCTCGCGGCGGCGCGCTGAGGGTTGCGCCACGTGCGTGCGCGCGGAGTGGGGAGGGCGGGCGCGGTTACGGAGTGGCGCGGTGCACGATTAAGGGAACGGCCCTGGGAGGAACCACCTGATGAGCCTGTTGAGCTCCACCGTTGCGGCGATCGGTCCGGCGGATGCCGCGGCCGCCGCGCAGGCGCGTGACCGCCAGGCTCGGATGACGAAGCCGGCCGGTTCGCTGGGCGTGCTCGAGGACCTCTCGATCCGGCTCGCCGGGCTGGCCGGGCAGTGCCCGCCTCCGCTGCCCGAACCCGCGGCGGTAGCGGTGTTCGCCGGGGATCACGGCGTGCACGCCCAGGGCGTCACGCCGTGGCCGCAGGAGGTCACCGGCCAGATGGTGGCGAACTTCCTGGCCGGCGGTGCGGTCGTCAACGCGTTCGCGGCGCAGGTGGGGGCAGCGGTGACCGTCGTCGACGTGGGCGTGGCTGTCGCGCCCGCGGCCGGTGCCGGCCTGCTGGAGCGCAACGTGCGCCGGGGCACCCGGGACATGACGGTCGAGCCGGCGATGACGCGGGACGAGGCGATCGCCGCGATCGAGGTCGGGATCGCGGTGGCCGGGGAACTGGTGGACGCCGGGCACCGGGCTCTGCTCACCGGCGACATGGGCATCGCGAACACGACCGCGTCGGCCGCGCTGGTGGCCGCGTTCACCGGCGCCGACGCCGCCGCGGTGACCGGCGCGGGCACCGGGATCGACGCGGAGACGCTGGCCCACAAGACGGAGGTCGTGCGCCGCGCACTCGCCCGCCACGACCTCGACGCCGACGACCCGATCGGCGTCCTGGCGGCGGTGGGTGGCCTCGAGCACGCGGCGATCGCCGGGTTGGTGCTGGGCGGGGCGGCCCGGCGGGTGCCGGTGATCCTCGACGGGGTGATCGCCGGGTCGGCCACGCTGGTGGCCGCCGCGCTCGCCCCCGACTGCCTGGACGCCGTCGTGGCCGGCCACCGGTCCACCGAGCCCGGCCACGGGGTGGCCCTCGACCACCTGGGCCTGACGCCGCTCGTCGACCTCTCGCTGCGGCTCGGCGAAGGCACCGGTGCGGTGCTCGCTCTGCCGCTCGTGCAGGCCGGCGTGCGCGCACTGCGTGACGTGGCGACGTTCGACTCGGCCGGTGTGACGGAGAAGCAGTGACGTATCCGGTCGGATTGCGGCTGACGGGACGGCGCGTCCTGGTCGTCGGCGGCGGCACGGTCGCGCAGCGGCGCGTGCCCGCCCTCCTCGACGCCGGTGCGCAGATCGTGCTCGTGGCGCCGGAGGTGACGCCGGCGCTGGACGCGCTGGCGGCGGCCGGGCGGCTGCGCTGGGAACCGCGCGAGTACACCGCGGGTGACGTCGACGGCGCCTGGTACGTGATGGCCGCGACCGACGTCCCGGCCGTCAACGCGGCGGTCGCCGAGGCGGCCGAGGCCGCGCACACGTTCTGCGCCCGCGCCGACGACGGCTCGGACGCCTCCGCGTGGACACCGGCGGTCGGGCGGCACGGAAACCTCACGGTCGCGGTGCACGCGGACCGCGACCCGCGGCGCGCGGCCCTGCTGCGTGACGCGCTCGTCGACCGCCTCAACGACGGTTCGCTGGACGCCGCTCCGCAGCGCGGCCGCGGCCCCGTGCCGGGTGTCGCGCTCGTCGGGGCCGGCCCCGGCGACCCGGAGCTGATCACGGTCCGCGGGCGGCGCCTGCTGTCCCAGGCCGAGGTCGTGGTGGCCGACCGTCTCGCGCCCCAGTTGCTGCTGGACGAGCTCCCGCCGCACGTCGAGGTCGTGGACGCGTCGAAGGTGCCGTACGGGCGGGCGATGGCGCAGGAGGCCATCAACGAGACGCTCGTGTCGCGGGCCAAGGCCGGGCGGTTCGTGGTGCGGCTCAAAGGCGGCGACCCGTTCGTGTTCGGCCGCGGCAGCGAGGAGCTCGAGGCGTGCCTCGCGGCCGGGGTGCCGGTCGAGGTGGTGCCGGGGGTGACCTCGGCGGTGGCGGTGCCCTCGTCGGCGTGGATCCCGGTCACGCACCGGGGGGTCGCGCACGAGCTGGTCGTGGTGTCCGGGCACGTCGCTCCGGAGGACCCGCGGTCGCTCGTCGACTGGTCCGCGCTGGCGCGGCTCAAGGGCACGCTGGTGATCCTGATGGGCGTGGAGCGGTTGCCGGCGATCACCGCCGCGCTGATCGCCCACGGCCGGGCGGCGGACACTCCGGCCGCGGTGATCCAGGAGGGTACGACCGGGTCGCAGCGTCAGGTGCTGGCCACCCTCGGCACGGTCGCGTCGGACGCGCTCGCGGCCGGCCTGTCGCACCCGGCGATCTGTGTCGTGGGCGAGGTCGTGACGATCGGGGCGCGTCTGACGGCACTCGCCTCCGCCCTCCCGGCGAGCGTCCAGGGCTGACCGCTCAAGGTTTGGTTACCCTTAGTAACAAGGGATGCTCGCTTATGGCCGGTCGACCGGCGATCGTCGTCCGCTCCCGCGACGGCGTCGCACAGTGATACGTCCCATTTGTGGAGCCGATCAAGCGGCGTGAGGGCGAGTGCGTTTTGCGTTGCTTTGTCCCTTTCGGGAAGGCATACTCCTAAGGGCACGAACCCGGGGCCGCGCCGCCGTCCAGTGTGGTGGTGACCACCGGTGTGTATCGCTCGCACAGCACGGAATCCCAGGTCGAACGGTCAGTATTCGCCGTGTTCGCAACCGTTCCGTGCTGCTGCCGACATTCGCCATCCAGTCGAAAGGAGCTCTTTCGCCTTGTCTTCCAAGTTCATGCGCGGGCTCGTCCTCGCGGGCGTAGCGACCGCAAGCCTGGCCAGCGTGGCTGCCCCCGCGTCGGCCGCGACGCAGAGCACCGCTCCGGCCGCCAAGAAGGCCGCCATCGTCGTCATCTGTGACGGGTACGCACCCGTCTACGGATGCCAGTACCCGGACTACCTGGACTACCCCTGGGCCGGTGACTACTACCGCGGTGGCGATTACTACTACTACGGCCGTCCCGGCTTCTACTGGGGCCGTGGCGACAACTGGGGTTGGGGTGGCCGCCACCACCGTCACTGGCGTGGTCACCACCACCGCCGGTGGCGTTGAGAGGCTGACCGCCTCACGCACGGAAGCTTGACGCCGTCGTCGGGAGACTAGGCCGGGCCGCCACCCGGGCTCTCCCGACCACGGCATGAGGCCGCCCGGTTCGTCCGGGCGGCCGACCTATGTCCCGACGTGCAGCCGTCGCTCCTCGGAGAGCAGCGCGAACATCGCGACGATCGCCTCGGGATCGTCCACTCGGTACTCCGCGGCCGTCTCGCCCGGACCGACCTTGACCCCGACGTCACCCGGGCGCAGCACCGCGAACGCCTTCTCGTCGGTCACGTCGTCGCCGGCGAACAGCACCGCGTCGGCGCCCGTGCGCTCGCGTAGGACGTCCAGCGCGGTGCCCTTGCTGGTCTCGACGACGGCCAGTTCGAGGACCTTCTTGCCCGCCGTGGAGTGGACACCCGGCCAGCTCCCCGGCCCGGCCGCCACGCCGGCGAGAAGCTTCTCCCCGGCGTCGGCATCGGCGTTGCGGACGTGCACCGCGACGCTGGCGATCTTCTCCTCCAGCGCCGCGCCCGGCACCGTTCCGACGAGCGAACCCAGCTCGGCGAGCAGCCGCGCACGCAGGTCGGCGGCCTCCGACGGAATCGCGAACCCGTCGTCGAACTCGACGCCGTGGGTACCCACCAGCAGCGCCTCGCCGCCCAGCCCGGAAAGCCGGGCGAGGTCGACGAGCGCGCGCCCGGAGAGCAACGCCACCGACGTGCGGGGGAGCGTCACCAGCTCCTGCAGCGCGTCGATGCCCGCCGGCAGCGGGAACGCCTTCGCCGGGTCGCTGACGATCGGCGCGAGCACGCCGTCGTAGTCGGTGGCGACCAGCAGGGTCTCGACGGCGGACAGGCGAGCGATCGCGTCCCGCAGCGTCATGCCTCGATCCCCATCGCCTGGAGGAAGTCGGCGGCCCAGCGCGACACGTCGTGCTCGGCGACCTGCCTGCGCATACGGCGCATCCGGCGGCGCGCGTCGGCCGGGTCGGCGTTGATGGCCTGCAGCACGCGCTCCTTGACGCCGTCGATGTCGTGCGGGTTGACCAGGTAGGCCTGCTTGAGCTCCGCGGCCGCGCCGGTGAACTCGCTCAGGATCAGCGTGCCGCCGTGGTCGACCCGGGACGCGACGTACTCCTTGGCGACCAGGTTCATGCCGTCACGCAGCGGGGTGACGAGCATGACGTCGGCCGCGCGGTAGAACGCGGTGAGCTCCTCACGGCTGAACGACTGGTGCAGGTAGTGCACCGCGGGCGCGCCCACGTTGCCGTAGTCACCGTTGATGCGCCCGACCTGGAGCTCGATCTCGTCGCGCAGCACCTTGTAGTGCTCGACCCGCTCCCGGCTGGGCGTCGCGATCTGGATCAGCGCGACGTCCGGCACGCTCACCGAGCCGTCCTGGAGCAGCTCCGAGAACGTCTTGAGCCGGATGGCGATGCCCTTGGTGTAGTCCAACCGGTCGACGCCGAGCAGGATCGTCTTCGGGTGGCCGAGCTCGTCCCGGATCTCGGCCGAGCGCTTGGCGATGCGCTCCTCGCGCGCGATCGCGTCGATGCTGGCGAAGTCGATCGAGATCGGGAACGACCGGGCGCGGACCGTGCGGCCCTCGAAGTCCACCTCGCTGCCGCGCGGCTTCAGGTCGATCAGCCGCCGGGCGAGGCGCAGGAAGTTCGCCGCCCCGCCGGGCAGCTGGAACCCGATCAGGTCGGCGCCCAGCAGCCCGCGGATCACCTGCGTGCGCCACGGCAGCTGCATGAACAGCTCCTGCGGCGGGAACGGGATGTGCAGGAAGAACCCGATCCGCAGATCCGGCCTCCGCTCACGGAGCATCTGCGGCACCAGCTGGAGCTGGTAGTCCTGCACCCAGACCACGGCATTGTCCGGCGCGGCCTCGGCGGCGGCGTCGGCGAAGCGGCGGTTCACCGTGACGTAGTCGTCCCACCAGCTGCGGTGGTACTCGGGCTCGGCGATGACGTCGTGGTACAGCGGCCAGAGCGTGGCGTTCGAGAAGCCCTCGTAGTACGAGTCGACCTCGCGGTGCGAGAGCGGCACCGGATGGATCTGGATGCCGTCGGCCTCGAACGGCTCGGGCGCGTCGCCGGCGTCACCGGACCAGCCGACCCAGACGCCCTGCCGCTTGCGCATCACCGGCTCGAGCGCCGTGACCAGGCCTCCCGGGCTGGGACGCCAATGAACGGAACCGTCGGCTCTCACCTCGCGATCGACTGGCAATCGGTTGGCGACGACGACGATCGAAGTGCGATCCGACACGGGCGGAACCCCCTCGGGTTGTCCGTACGGCCGTCATCCTATCGGGCGTTCGCCGAGGCTAGACCACCGACTTGGGCTATCCGGACCGTTCGGGTCCGGTCGATCACCCGCTGTGCCCCGTAAGGAGGCCCATCATTCACGACCGGGCCAGCTCTATCGATTCAGTTTCCCGGCGTCGGAACCTCGGTCTACCAGGGCCGGAGTTAGCTGCTTCCGGATCGTTACCTGTTTGAATCCCAGGGATGTTGCGCTGGAGTTAAGAAAGCGCTTTCATCGCCATACCGCCCGGGGGATCGAGGCGTAGCTCACACGGTGACCGGTGGAGCGGTCATTGTGCGACACGCATCCCTCGTCAAGAAGGAGGTTGCAAACGATGGTGTTTGGTGTGCCGCGCCGACGAGCCTTCACAGGGGCTGTGGCAGCGGTGGGGACGGTGATTCTCCTCGCGAGCTGCAGCACCAGCGGCTCCGGGGCGGACAAGGACTCCGCCGAGTGTGAGCCCTACAAGAAGTGGGCCGTCGAGGAAGACGCCACGGTGACGGCGTACTCGTCGATCCGTGACGTCGAGGCCGACCGGCTCGAGGAATCCTGGAAGCAGTTCGAGGACTGCACGGGTATCACCATCGAGCACGAGGGCTCCGGTGAGTTCGAGGCCCAGCTCAACGTCCGTGTGGACGGTGGCAACGCTCCTGACCTCGCGTTCTTCCCCCAGCCGGGCCTGCTGGCCTCGCTGGCCAAGGAAGGAAAGGTGAAGCCGGCTCCGGCCGCCGTCAAGACCAGCGCCGACGCGAACTTCTCGCCGGACTGGATCAAGTACGGCACGGTCGACGGCAAGTTCTACGCCGCGCCGCTCGGTGCGAACGTGAAGTCGTTCGTCTGGTACTCGCCGAAGACGTTCAAGGACAAGGGCTACCAGGTCCCCACCACGTGGGCCGAGCTGATCGCCCTCTCCGACAAGATCGCCGGAACCGGCGAGAAGCCGTGGTGCGCGGGCGTCGAGTCCGGTGACGCCACCGGCTGGCCGGCCACCGACTGGCTCGAGGACGTCCTCCTGCGCACCGGTACGCCGGAGGAGTACGACGCGTGGGTCAACCACACCACGCCGTTCAACTCCGCGCCGATCGTGGCGGGCCTCGACCAGGTCGGCAAGATCCTGAAGAACCCGAAGTACGTCAACGGTGGTTACGGCGACGTCAAGAGCATCGTGACCACGTCGTTCCAGGAGGGTGGCCTGCCCATCCTCGAGAACAAGTGCACGCTGCACCGTCAGGCGTCCTTCTACGGCAACCAGTGGCCGGAAGGCACCACGGTGGCCGCTGACGGCGACGTGTTCGCGTTCTACCTGCCCCCGATCGACCCCGCCAAGGGCAAGCCGGTGCTCGGTGCCGGTGAGTTCGTCGGTGCGTTCGCGGACCGCAAGGAGGTCCAGGCCGTGCAGGAGTACCTCTCCACGCCGGAGTGGGCCAACAGCCGGGCCAAGATCGGTGAGGGTGGCTGGATCAGCGCCAACAAGGGCCTGGACGCGAACAACCTGAAGAGCCCGATCGACAAGCTGTCGGTCGAGATCCTGCAGGACCCGAAGTCGGTCTTCCGCTTCGACGGTTCGGACCAGATGCCCGGTTCGGTGGGCGCCGGTTCGTTCTGGAAGGCCATGGTCGCCTGGCTGAACGGCGAGGCCACCAAGCCCGCGCTCGACTCGGTCGAGAAGAGCTGGCCGAAGTAGTTCCACGGGGTCGGCTCGTCCGACCGGCCCGGGCGGTGCTTCCGCACCGCCCGGGCACCTGCTTGCCCACCGTTCGGTGGCCGAGCGTTACGAATTTGCCGCCACGAGTTTCCGCTGATGCCCGGCCTGGTGCCGGGCGTCGGCGCAAGATGGTGAAACTCGCGTGACGGCCGTGACGCGCCACGAACGAGAAGGCGTAATTCCACTGGCGTCACGGCCCGGACCACGGGCGTGCGCTGACGAAACCTGTGCGGGTCGGGTGCCCGGGGGCTGGACCCCCGGGCATTCCGGCATCGGAAGGAGTGGGCCGTGGATTTTGTCGACTGGGGCCCGAAACTGTTCAACGCTCTGCTGGCCGTCGCCGTCTTCGGCGCGGTCGTGGGGCTCCTCCTGCTCGTGGTCGATCGCGCCCCCAAGCGCGGCCACGACAGGTACCAGCTGGCGGTGTTCCTGCTGCCCGCGGTCGTGCTGCTGGCGGTCGGGCTGCTGATACCGGCGGTCCGGACGACGATCCTGTCGTTCACCAACGCGGCCGGTGACTTCGTCGGGTTGGACAACTACAAGTGGTTGTTCACCGAGGACGAAGCGCTGATCACGATCCGCAACACGATCATCTGGACCGTGCTGACGCCGATCCTGGCGACCGGCATCGGCCTGCTCT contains:
- a CDS encoding putative cobaltochelatase, whose protein sequence is MTPPYPFSAVVGLDDLRLALTLNAVSPAIGGVLARGEKGTAKSTVVRALHALLPPVTVVAGCRFACDPASPDPQCPDGPHADVTAESRPARLVELPVGATEDRLVGALDLERALTEGVRAYQPGLLAAAHRGVLYVDEVNLLADHLVDTLLDAAGMGRAYVERDGVSVRHAARFLLVGTMNPEEGELRPQLLDRFGLTVEVTASRDPAERAEVVRRRLAYEADPEGFAARWAEHDAELAGHIVEARARLADVVLSDAALRRISAVCAAFDVDGLRADLVTARTAVALAAWHARDHVTDDDIRSAAELALPHRRRRNPFDAPGLDQDQLDKALQEAADNDPDDDPDDDPGRGPDDPGGPDDGGPDDDDPDHGGQADGDATDSDATEADANQGGPDRRQPDAAPSAPHDGPPPSGPQAPADRAADDDTDDRPRRLAAAEQAAVRATNPYRTKLLTVPGIGRSQSDASGRRSQAEARRGRVVRSTRTDGPVTDVHLIATLLAAAPHQKARGRTAGLRLEKQDLRAAVRRGRESNTILFCVDASGSMAARQRMAAVKGAVLSLLLDAYQRRDTVGLVTFRRDTATLALPPTGSVEVAARRLEELPTGGRTPLAQGLVKSAEVLKIERRRNPHRRPLLVVVTDGRATYGPDARAAARRAAAYLAAEGTASVVVDCENGPIRLGLAQELAVHLGATAFRLEELNADNLAGVARGAA
- the cobO gene encoding cob(I)yrinic acid a,c-diamide adenosyltransferase; this translates as MPQGKPTTVPNDGLTTRQRRRRPILAVHTGPGKGKSTAAFGLALRAWNAGWPIGVFQFVKSAKWRVGEEDALTALGEYHAQTGTGAPVTWHKMGEGWSWIQRAGTEQDHARDAAEGWEQIKRDLAAENYGLYVLDEFTYPMKWGWVDVDDVVETLGNRPGSQHVVITGRDAHPSLLEAADLVTEMTKVKHPMDAGQKGQKGIEW
- the cobI gene encoding precorrin-2 C(20)-methyltransferase; translated protein: MKLIGVGVGPGDPELVTVKAVRVMRAADRVYVPVLSADETGYAELTVRTHVDHDRLERLVFTAGDPDGAADVVARFLQSVGPGGSAVFATIGDPNVYSAFTQLAQAIRRLLPEVAVETVPGVTAAQDLASRCRVPLVEHGESLTLLPLGTGVGGLSDVLDRPGSVVVYKSGRHLIGVKEAVRRAGRLHGALYGARLGLPGEEVRPLASADGSTAPYLSSVLVPARRTGVRSGAQ
- a CDS encoding cobalamin biosynthesis protein, whose product is MKPLAVYVVGVGARAGVSAAEVSALVDEALAAARIGAHEVAHLATVEAKGTEAGIRTVAADRGWRLVTWPAARLAQVLVPTPSALVGEVAGTASVAEASALLDSTGRPTGALVVPKRTSPTVTVAIARHSG
- the cobC gene encoding Rv2231c family pyridoxal phosphate-dependent protein CobC — its product is MVDLRHHGDAEVREAGLVDLAVNVRQGAMPGWLAGPVRESLEDLAAYPDQTGARAAVAARHGRPPEEVLLTAGAAEAFVLLARVLRPRRAVVVHPQFTEPEAALLAAGHAVTRTVLRAADGFVLDPALVPDDADLVVIGNPTNPTSVLHPAVSLAALARPGRTLVVDEAFADTIAGEPESVAGRRELPGLVVVRSLTKTWQLAGLRVGYVLAPAGLVGALGEAQPLWGVSTPALAAAVACSSARAVAAADEFAAALADEREYLLAGLRAVTGVRVHGVPASSFVLIETPGAAALRERLRRSGWAVRRGDTFPGLGPDWLRVAVRDRVTTDRFLSALAAAR